CTATTCTAGTGGCATTTGGTGGCACTCACTCTCATCTAATTGATCTAACAGCagtaacattttcaaataagCGTTAATGTGGGTTGTGGCAGTGctatgttctggggctgctgcagttggtcaggtccaggttcagcaatgttatgtgtccaaagaatgaggtcagctgacgacctgaatacactgaatgaccagattattccatcaatagatttttttatttatagccTGATGACACGGACATGTTCCAAGATGATAATACCAGAGATGACTTCACTTGATTTCAGAGTGGGGAGGAACAATTATTAGATGTAAAAGACTGTTGAACTGTTTTCAGGGTTCAGATTGCGCAGCGCTCTCCACCTCTTCGCCTCAGTGTTCCCCTGGAAGAGTTGGAGGAGGTGTCTGGGGAGAGGGAAAGCTGGGCATCCCTGCTTAGACTGCTGCCCCTGGGACCTGGCCCCAGATAAGCAGAGAAAGATGGATGGGTGGATTCTGGACATATAGTTTATGACACTTGTACAAATTTATTTCCTGTTCAGTATTTATACAAtacatattataatttatttatcactttttcctctttgcagtTGAAACTCTCCAGTGTTATGAACGTGGAGACCAGTCCGCTGACCCGGTCCTGAAAACCTGTGGCTCAGATGAATTGTGTGTAACAACTGCTTCTATAGGTAAAAAGTAGTAGAACATAAGTTTCCATATATGTTTGACTCTGGATTAGATGAGCCCGCTCATggttttcatgtctgttttattagaagagagagggggacacAGACGAGAAACTATGTTCCAAGCCTGTCTGCCATCTTCTCTCTGCGCTGCAAACAATCAGATTTTGTCCTACAGTGATTCGATTAGCACTGTAGCTGTTAAATGCTGTAAGACAGATGGCTGCAACAATCAGAACATACCATGTAAGTAAATATCATGTCAGTTAATGAAATACATCAGTATTAGTGTGCTGTTCACCACAGTGATGAACAATGACGGGAAAAcgtgttctgttgttgttctgtttcagaCCCTGACCTGGGCCAAAAGAATGGCCTCACGTGTCCCGTCTGCACTAGTCCTGTGGATAAAGTTTGTAATGGCACAGCAGAGTGTGTGGGAGTGCAGAACCGCTGCCTCGAAGCAAATTGTGAGTCCTCACACAATGTGTTACTGCTGCCTTAACGATatcatttcttctttcattGGATAAATTCTGACTAATACATTGATGTTTCTTATCCATAGCTCAAATGGTTGGTGGAGTGTCTTTTCCTTATCTTGGCTGTGTATCTTCAAACGTATGTGATCTCCTTTCTCAGCTGAAAGTCAGAACTGATGTGGCTGCTGTTTTTAATCTCAAGATTACACCAAGAGGTAGTAAAACCATCTTCTGTAATTCAGCCTGGATGGTCAAAGTCGGCGTTGTGCCTTTGCTGCTTGgtctctttgctctttttgtgttttagagcAAAGTGTAGCAGAGCTGAGAGACAAAATAAACTGAGCAAAATAAACGGTTATATTTACAAGGTGACGCattctttaaacatttattacaacACAATGACCATTTTTTAGCATTTCTAACAGAAAAGTTggttgaaatggaaaataaatctcGAGAGAAgcatttttcatcattattacatgtgctcacataaaaaacagctagaaccttttctgtctcttcactATTCAGGCTACATGAATTAATACTGAACAAACTGTTTGTGTCGATATGTTTAGTTAGtgcttttctgcttttgagACCAATTTGTGTGCGTTAGTTTCTTATGTTCATTTTCCACCTTCAGTTCAAACAACAGCATGGAAATAAGACCCAACGCTACAACGGTTAAATAGACACATTTATATCAGGATTGTTCAGAAACTATTTTTGCTAAAGAGGTCTTTCAGTAGAATAAAACcattgttgttctgtgtttcaaTCTTATTTTGCTGTAACTGTCTGGTGAAATATCTTTAATAAAGCTTTTCTGACTAAGGAGAATCCTGGTTCCTGatttgtctctgctctgtttgaCTCTTAGGTCTTTTAGCACTGATCAGATCTAATGTTTTGGTGGACAGAGGGCAGCATGGCAGGAATGTAAAACTCACTGTTTAATGCCTAACATCCTCttatgttgtggctgatcaatGTATAAATCTCAGTGTCATctactttattcatttttactgcaggtaaattaaaaaatgtcttttttaacaAAGACCAGCACAAGAGAGCAGTGATATTCAAGTTCAAACCAACTGAAATAGTAAAAAGTTCTCTGTTTTCAGAAATCAGTATGATGAGCtcagagagaataaaaatgaaacacagagagtgtagacagaagtgaaaatgttttttctgtgttttccacaagctgaatgaatgaaccGTCATGAAATTTGAGCTCCTCAGtctggtttctgtttctacCATTATCCTGGTTAAAGACAGAGCCTTTTTTCCATCAAGACTCTGGGGCTTTGACATGTGGTCATGTGTATATGTGGGGGTTTGTGCCTTAAACCACATTTCCTATGATcttattatgttaaaaaaataaactaccACTTACACAGTTGCCTGTCACTGTAGACTAAGTGATCATGATCTGTTCTAGTTGTTTTAAGAACTAAGAACAGTGTTGCACAACCCTTAGCCTTAGGCTCTTCCTGTGTATTCTTGATTCCTGTTAACTTACAGAGCTGTGGTTAATTTAAAGTAGGCTCAAAATGTTAAGTTTGTTTCAACTTGAAACGATGAATTGATTGTCCATGAGGTCTTTTGAcatgaaattataaaatgtattttcaaaggGGAGTTTTGGATGTTGCACAACGTTGCCACTGTTACACACAGAGGTTCTGCTGGTTGAATGCCCTTTTGTATTTTAGAGCGTAGTGTAGCAGAGCTGAGAGATAAAATAAACTGAGCAGGACTGTTAGATTTACAAGGTGACACattcttttaacatttattaaaacacattgaCCACAAGTTggttaaaaatggaaaataaatcttCAGAGAGACTAAAACCTTTTCAGCATTATTACATTTGCTGACTGTTGAAAACATCCACAGGGAAAAACCTGATTGTCTGCATATTAAACGTGTCCaatcatgttttactgtttgtaagAAAAATCAAGAGCTGTAGAACAGACAGACTCACTGAAAATAGTTCATACAGCTGTATGAACGTGTCTATACACAACCAGAGAATCGGCTgctcatcattttaaaatgctgtcagGTCTTCTCATGTGTTACCACAGTTCTGTAAGTTAACAGGAATCAAGAGTTCACATAAAAAATGCAGAGAGGTGCATTAAGGTACATTCTTATGATGAAAGGGTGATAGAATGACGTGtatagataagataagatacgttttatttatcatatgcACAATTATACATAGTACAGTTTACAATGAAATGTGCTGATGTCCCTGCTTCCTTTTACGTAATGAGACAAAACAAGTAGAAATCAAGGACAGAAGTCAGAGGTAAAATATACAGGATAACTGTACAAACCTGTACGTACCCAtgtatacaaatacacatacatcTGCACATACCATATGTGTGCCCatacatacttacatacatacacacatactgtacatgcataaatatataaacatatatatacaccCTCGGATATCTCTATGCACCGGCACCTAAATGTAAAACTCACTGTTTAGCTCAGAGAGAATAAtagagagaataaaaatgaaacacagagagtgtagacagaagtgaaaatgtttttctgtgttttccacaAGCATTTGTAGGTGGTGTCTCAGCTCTGGTTAACATCATGACTTCATTAGCCAGTTGACACATGAGAGCATGTTAGGGTCTGAGACACTTATGTTGTACCGTGGTGACTGTTGTTTCCAGCTGTGAAAACTGGAAAAGtacagaacagtgtgtgtgtacaggcgttgatcttatctcgtctGGATCTTATCTCgtctggattactgcaatgcactgctgatgggtttaccggcatccacgaccaaacccctccagatgatccaaaatgcagcagcacgcctcattttcaatcaaccaaaaaggtctcatgtcacaccgctcttcagatctttgcactggcttcctgtggctgcaaggatcaagttcaaagctctgtctcttgcctacagagtggttaactccacattttatctcagttcaatctacatcccctcccgtccactgaGCTCtaccagggaacgtcgtctggtggtaccatCACGTGATCCCATGATGGTgaaatgagctgcctatctctgcacgctcagccacctcacttgcaatatttaaactgctgaaaacagaactcttccgcatcttcctatgcacttaaaaaaataaataaataaaaaacttttctactctttttgtactcacatctcttgaaacagaaacacttgtgTGATGTCCAAACCACGTTACACGCTTTTCTGATAtaggaaatatatatatatatatggaatAATGTGGTTCCTGGTAACATCACCTGGTGATTATGGTGGTTTTAATGCAGACCTG
This genomic window from Anabas testudineus chromosome 4, fAnaTes1.2, whole genome shotgun sequence contains:
- the LOC113152968 gene encoding phospholipase A2 inhibitor and Ly6/PLAUR domain-containing protein-like isoform X1; this translates as MKLILSLTLIWMISNTVETLQCYERGDQSADPVLKTCGSDELCVTTASIEERGGHRRETMFQACLPSSLCAANNQILSYSDSISTVAVKCCKTDGCNNQNIPYPDLGQKNGLTCPVCTSPVDKVCNGTAECVGVQNRCLEANSQMVGGVSFPYLGCVSSNVCDLLSQLKVRTDVAAVFNLKITPRGSKTIFCNSAWMVKVGVVPLLLGLFALFVF